Genomic window (Zymoseptoria tritici IPO323 chromosome 1, whole genome shotgun sequence):
GTTGAGGATTGAGAGGCGGCATCTGGAGGCGCGTCGTTGTCGGTGGTCCGTTTACCGTACACCGCTGTACGACGCTGCTGTAGCACTGGATTTCTCTGGGTGCGAGCAGCACGACGCGTGCCTCGGTATCTCATGGGTGCGGGTGTACAGTCGGTGGTGGAAGGTAAATCGATACTGTTCGAGATTGAGTTGTCAGCGGAAGCAACTTTCGAAGACTCAATGCAGGAATGTGCGAGAGAAGGTATGCCTCAGTGATCTTGGTGTAAAAAAGTATCATACCCGAAGGTCAATTACTATCTAGTGCTGTGTTGTCGTCATAGGGATGCGGAGGTGCTGAAGGGAAGAAGGTCAACGTACCTCGTGAGATTGGCATCTCGAAAAATCCTCGGGTTTGAGGCGAAGGTTCAATTGAAAGTCTGTCCCGAATCTGCCATGAGCTGTTAGCGACGGCACGAAAGGGTGTTATTTTGGTGAGAGCGTGTCGTTTTTGCCAGATCAGCATATGTAAGAATTGAATGTCATCGCTGCTGTGCTGTCTGAGAAACAGGCGTGTAACTCCAGCGGCAGCGCTCCAACGCAAATTATATCATCAGGAAAGTGAGGTGAGAAGGCGGGTGCATTTGCTTACCTCGGTGTGGAGTGAGGAGTTGAAGTTCAATGATGTGACTTCAATGCCAACACCTCGAATGGCGGGTTGTGTGCATTTCTTCAAATGCCATTGTTCGTGGTCAGGATGTGTGAAGAGCAAACTGAAAAGTTGCAAGAGGAAGTTGAGCTGCACTAGCGCGCCTGCATCTTGGCGTTTCGGCACAGCCCGTCCACGAATGCACTTCGGAAGAATTCCAACCATCTCGAACATCGCAGCGACGACGATTCCCACAAACCACCCCACGACATTCACAACTAACCAGCAGAATGGGTGACGTTGATGTGTACGTTGCTCTTGCACACGGATAACACAATGAATGTCCCGGACTGACCATCTGCTGTACAGAACCGCCAGCAACTGGAGACAGGTCGAGGTCGGCCGTGTCGTCCTTTTCTACTCCGGCCCATACGCCGGCAGGACCGCTGCCATCGTTCAGATCATCGACCACAAGCGCGTACGTACCGCCCAAATACCGAACGAGAAACGCAGGATATGGAAATGGCAATTGGGGCGCAGAGAGAATAGTGGACTTACACCCTTGCAGGTCCTTGTGGACGGCCCATCTTCCAAGGCTGAACTCGCCGTCGCACGCCACGCCACTCCTCTTTCCGCCGTCTCCCTCACCAACATCGTCATTCCCAAGCTCCCAAGAGCTGCTGGATCCGCCGCGCTGAAGAAGCAATGGGACGCCGCTGGTGTGGATGAGAAGTGGACTGGAAGCTCCTAcgcgaagaagatggagaaggcatcgcggaggaagaagttgaACGATTTCGAGCGCTTCAAGGTCATGCGCTTGAGGAAGCAGGTACGTTTTGGTCGGGGCACATGGGGAAGGTAGCAGGGATATACGGACAGATTAAAGCGGTTTGAAATCTGCTCGATGCCCTGCTGCACCACATACTCTCTGCACACTGCAGTTCGGCGCGCTCTTGCTGACATACTTCACCAGGCTCGCTTCGAGGTCCGCAAGGCCATCGCTCAGGCCAAGGCCAGCGCATAAGTTACGACAAACCGGCGTTGTACTTCTGAAACCGTGCGAACATTCAGACCTCGAATACGTCGCAAAAGCAACAGGCTCAGGCGCAGGCGGTCGAGGGACGATCGTTTGGCGATTAGACTGGCGAAATGGGGGTGAAATAGCTCTCTTCGGGCTTTTGATAGCGCTTCAAATGCATGGCCTGTGACAGGGCTTCAAGTTCAATTCTGTGATCATCTCCGTGACGTCCGTACTACCGTCATCTTGCACTTGTTGAAGAGTGGGCATTCTTCTGTGACATAAACGTAAAGCCTTGGCATTGATGATTGAACAGCACACTGCGCCAAGCCGAACCTGCACCTCGATTGATCACCTCACTTCGAGATTGTAGCTGAACCACCACCGCGAAATCGAATCAGCTACGGTACGTTTTTGAATTGTGAGTACGGTCCTACAGCAGATCACAAACCCCTCACCCCGACGTCCTCGATTGCGCAAAGTTCGCACCTGCGATTTTCGACTGCCGAACTTGAACTTTACGATTTCAGACAGCTAATAAGCTACGAAGCTCAACCACCCACCCCCTCGAACAACAGCGAGAATGGCCAACCCACGTGTGGAAGAGATTGTCGATGAGCCGGAGCAGAAGGTGCAGGATGTAGAGGAGGAGTCCTCGGACtcggatgaggagggtggtgatgCCAACATCCCAGCTGGTGCTCAGGTCGCTGTGCACAGCAggaacgagaagaaggcaCGCAAGGCGATTGCGAAGCTCGGTCTGAAGCACGTTGAGGGAATCACACGTGTCACTCTTCGGAGACCCAAGAACATCCTCTTTGTTATCAGCAGCCCGGATGTCTACAAGTCCCCGAACAGCAACACCTGGATGTAAGGCATTGTCGGTATGAGTGGGACAGGATGCAAAGACTGACGTAATCACAGCATCTTCGGCGAGGCCAAGATCGAGGATCTCAACTCTCAGGCGCAGGCTTCTGCAGCTCAGCAGCTCGCGGCCCAGTCCGCCAACGAGGCTTCGCACGACCACTCCGCCGAGGGCGCCGACAAGGGCAAGGCTATTGAGGGTGATGCTGGCAAGAAGGccgctgaggaggaggaggatgacggcgaggaggttgATGACACCGGTCTTGAGGCCAAGGACATTGAGCTTGTCATGGCACAAGCCAGCGTCAGCCGAAAGAAGGCCGTCAAGGCTCTCAAGGagaacgacaacgacatcgtcaACAGTATCATGGCGCTGAGCATATAGACATTGTCGCACACAGCGAGCGATGGATATGCGGGAAGTCAAAAAGAGCTCTCTGACTGAACGGCCCTTTAGAAGAACGAAGCGGTCGTCTGCCCTGGCCGCCGACAAAATGTATCAAATCCAATGGTTCATGCTGCCAGTTTGATCTTGCGTTCTCGTCCCTGCCTCATGTATTCACCCAGTGCTGTGGCTATTGGTGCTTGTGCGAAGCTTTCTAGCATGTCGAGCTCCTTGCTTGCGAACACAAGTCGCACCAGTATGTTAATCGCATGCCGACCTGATCGACGCACGAATTGCCCCGATCACGTGATGTTCCGGCAAGCTTTCGGACGACGGGACTTCCGACTTCTCGCAAGAGCACCTCACCACGCCGACGAGACTTTGCTTTCACAACCACTCACCAATCTTCACAATGGCGGCCACGGTACGTTGTAATCTCTTGCAAACATCTGTCAGCACCAGCACGACCCGATCCGAGCACTCCTACAACGACTCTTACCGCGCAATGGGCCTCTGTGTTCCACGTTCACTAACACACGACACAGCGTTCTGCCGCGCTCAAGATCGACTGGGCCAACCTTGGTGCCAAACTGGGCCTCCGAGGCAAGACTGCCGCCGCGCTGTCCGATTTCAAGAAGCGCAACGATGATGCGCGCCGCAAGGTTCAGGTGCTCTCCGAGCAGTCCCAAACTGTCGACTTCTCCCAATACCGCAGCATCCTCAAGAACCAGGACGTGAtcaacgacatcgagaagcAATTCACGTCATTCCAGCCGAAGAAGTACGACGTGCAGAGGCAGCTCAAGGCCATTGAGGCTTTCGAGGCTCAGGCTATCAAGAGCGCCGAGGAGACCAAGGGCAAGGTGGATGCTGAACTGAAGGACCTGGACAAGACATTGGAGAACATTCAATCCGCTCGTCCATTCGACGAGCTCACAGTGGTGCGTTTGGACCGAAATACGGGCATTCTGTTGAGAATGCTGCTGTGTCACGTGATGACGTTTCGGCTAACAGCTCTGCTCGCAGGACGACGTCGCCGCTGCTCGCTCAGATATCGACAAGCGCACCGAACAGCTCATTTCCAAGGGCCGATGGATGGTCCCGGGCTACCAGGTACGTTCATTCCATCTCTGGCCTAGGCATAGAGGCCGACGTGCTAATCCATGTTACAGGAGAAATTCGGCAACCTTTCTGCGATCTAATCGCGTTGCGTTGCTTTGTTCTCGTAGAAGACCTGTATACAAGCGCTCCGAATTCTCTGTTCACGTCTGTCCGTATTCTTAGATAAACGTGGTTCCCTCGTTCTTTTGTGACAGACTCGGCGGGACAAAACTGGCGGAGCAGGCTGATACCCACTCACGTAGGTAAGGCAAGAGAACATAGCCACTGAGGTGAACTTAGGTGTATGAGTGACTCGGCAAGGTGCCGCTAACACGACAGGACGGCAGAATGAGCGTACAGGCCAGCGTGCAGATAACACAGCAGGACGACAAAATAGGCGTACAGGCCAGCGTGCAGATAACACAGCAGGACGACAAAACAGGCGTACCGGGGAAGCGTGCAGGTCACGTTAGCAGGACGACAAAATAGGCGTGCAGGCCAGCGTGCAGGTCACGTTAGCAGGACGACAAAATAGGCGTACCGGGGAAGCGTGCAGGTCACGTTAGCAGGACGACAAAATAGGCGTACCGGGGAAGCGTGCAGGCCACGTTAGCAGGACGACAAAATAGGCGTACAGGGAAGCGTGCAGGCCACGTTAGCAGGACGACGGTATAGGCGTACAGGGAAGCGTACAGGTAATGTAGCAGGACGTAAAAAAAGACGTACAGGAAACCCGTGCAAGCAGGACGGCTGAAAAATTCCCGCTATTCTGCTGATTCTACGACACCAAAGAAGTTCACAACATCCTGACCATGCCCCTACCGTCCGCCACGGCCCTGATCTGGCCCTGGATCGTCAGTGGGCTCCCCTCACTGACCACGAATTCGCTTATCTTCTTTTCGGCTTCCTCCTCAATTCCAAGAATGTCGTAAATGTTGCGATCTACGAAGCCTAAAGCCTCCTTTTCGCTGATCTTACCACCTCCATTGACAAGTACGGTGCCTGCCTGCAAGTACAAGTCCCTCGATTCCCAGTCCTCGTCGACGCCGATTGCCACTTTCACGCCAGCGGCATGCAGCACGTCGATGGCAGTGCCGTTGGTCAGAGGCGCTCCGGTCAGAGCCCGGCGTTGGTCCCAGGTTGTGGCATAGGAGAAGAGTGGAGCAAGGAAGACGCCCACTTTGGCGGCGGCAAGTTCCTCCGCAAGGAGATGAGACTCAGCAGCACCAAGAAGGACGAGGCGGAGGTGTGCACTGGATGAGGAAGACTTCTTGACCATTGCGGCTTCGACTTCGTGCTTCAAACGCAGCAGAGAAGCGATGGTATCCGCAGAATGGACGCCGATCACCAAAGACATGTTCCCGGCCACGACCTGAGACAGGTACAAGTCTTCGTCCGTGCGATCCTCTGACTTCTTCGAGGCGTGGACAGCGCCGAGGAGCTTGTACTTCAAGTCCGCAACTGTGCTGGAGGTCGAAGGAGTCTTCTGTCCTCTGGCCATCGTGTAATGCAGAGCGACCAGAGGTGCGAATACCGCGTCCTTTTCCAGGGCATGCTTAGCTGCAACTCGAAATCCTGCACTCACACCTTTGCGCCAAGAGGAGCCAAATTTCGGCGCAGAGATGGCTTTGGTCACTCCGTGGTTGAATGCGGCGGCGAGACCTTTACCTTCGAATTTCAAGCCGTCAATCGCTCTGCTGAAGGAACCCTCGTTATTGGCACCGTCCTGTGTGTCGCGCTCGGAAGCGATCTCCTCTAGACCGAGCAGAGAGCCGAATGCAGTCAGAGCGGGTGCGATGTGACCGTCTTGGAGATGCATAACACTCGCCGACTCTGATATGTGAGACTCGCATGCTCCCATACAGACAATGCTGCCGTTCGAGACTACGACATTGCCAGCATTGGCATCGAGGGTCTGCTCGTGGCCGGAGAGCAGAACACGAGTCACCCCAGTGATGACAATGTCGCTCACCTCATCCAATTTCGGTGACGGGTCTTTGAACGTCGATGGACCAAGTGGCGGTGTCAGTGGCTTGTCCAGTTTGATAGGTTCTTTGAACTGAGCGACTCCATCGATGAAAACCTGGATTGGTGTGGCGCCAACAGCAAGCGGATCCTATCAAACAGTCAGTACGATGACAGCTACGGCTCTTGCATATCAGCCATACCGAATCccagacaacgacatcggCATCGAAGCCCGGCTTCACTTTCCCGATTCTCTCTCCCAGCCCAAGCAATTCAGCAGAGGCACTTGTGACACCAGCAAGGGCAACGTGATACTTCAGACCATTCTTGTGTGCCTTGGCGGCCTCGAATACCACATGCTGCGCGTTGAGGACCGGGTTGTCGGACACGTACACTGAACACATTTAGCATCGAAAGCTGAGCAATTTGCACGAGGTACCATACCTGGCGTGAGTCCAGATTCATAGAGCATCTTCCCAGCTTGCTCAGTGGCAAGATAAGATTCCGCCTTGGTTCTGTGTCAGTGCTGAGTCTAGCTGTGGCACCTTGAGTTCCCCTCACCTTGTAGTACATATTGTCGGCAAAGAGAGCGGCTGCTGGAGGTCTTCCACCGTACGCTCGTTTGAGAACCTCTGGGATGAACGGCGTGGAGTGCCCATGATGAAAGGCTCTGATCTGAAACTTGAACTCGTTCGTGTATCCGATGAAGCTCTCAAGATCGGGAATCGCTACAAGGAACCGGCGTTAGTCGGGATGCTTTGAAGTCAGGGAACGGTACTCGACGAAGCTCACTGTAACAGTGGGTGTTCACAAAGACCTGGCCTCGAAGAACTGCTGAGAGCGTCTCCCACTCAAGTTCGGATGGGAGGTATGTTGTCATTTGTTTCGCACCAACTCGATCCGCTGCCGCACACCTGATTTCGTCAGCAAAACCACGTGTTTCATGCTCTCTGCAGAGCATAGGATGGTGCGTCGCCCCGAAAGATACACCAAATCAATGGGCTAGAAGGGCGGATGACTTACCAATCGTCCTGGGCTTCCTTGTAATTTCTGGCTTTCTCAAAGGAGCGGCGGAAGTACCATGCTTCTCCTAATCGAGAGAAGGGACCAAATCCACGTCCTACTTGCCCGTAAACGTTCTTAGCGTTCTCGCCACAGGCCATCTTGATGTATCGGTGGTTCTTGTCCGGGTCCGCAAGCAGACTCTCAATGCTCAGCTCCGGCCTACCGGCTTCCTTGCCCACGGCGTGCTTGATAACGAAGGCCGATCCAGCTATATTGTTGCCACTGCCTTGAAACGAAACGGTCAGTCAAGTGTCACACCTCTTAGTATTTGGCTCAAGAAGTGCGCAAGCGTGGTACCCTCTCTTATACTCACCAGGCAAAATGAGCGAGGTAGTCACACCGCCTGACATTATCACACGTATCTGCGGATCAAGCGGGTTCAAGCCATCAAGGGAGCGGACGTAAGGTGTGATGTCGTTGGACAGCTCGTTATCATCCGAGGATCCTTCCAGAACCGGAAGAGTGTCAACGCCAGCGTGCGAGTGCATGTCGACAATACCAGCGGTGAGTTGGCGGCCATGGACGTTGATGACTTCGCAGTCTTTCGGGAGATCGTGGTCCGGGATGTCTGGCTCCACGCGAATGATGAGACCATTCTCAAGCAGTACATCGGATGGGGTCCAGGCGTAGCCTTTGCCCTCACGAGCTTCAGCCTCTGTCACAGAGGTGCTTGGCTCCCCAGTCCAGACAGTGGCATTGCGAATGAGGACGGGGTTGTGACCATCAACGAATCGAGCATTGCGATCGCGAGGACCACTCGGATCCTTCGGGACGGAGCGAAGTTGAGCACACTTCGCATAATCGGCCTCGAGGCGTTCAATAGAGAGGTGAGATGGAACAGCTCCTTGCTGAGTGTACCATTGTGAATATAAGAGGTAGCCAAGACAGACCAGGGCGGCGCTGGCGATACGCTTCTTGATTTGACGTCGGCGACGTAATGGTTGGTATTGGTACTCGTCTGTGACGCTGTACTTAGGAAGATCGTCTTTCTCCATGCTGCTGAGATATGATGCGTGCAGTCACAATTTAATGCTCTATGATGGCGGTCTAGTCGTGTCGTCAATGGATGATGTTACCTAGCCGGTTCGGGAAGGTAGAAGTCAAAAGTCGTGGATTCCTTCGTTTTGAACACCACGATTCACCATCCTGGCTCGGAACACAACGGAGAGTCATGATCACCTCATCCTTTGCTTGATGCGAGACGTCCATGGAGACATCGTTGCGATATGGGCCAAGTACTCAGCTCTATGCATTGCGAAAGCGTCTATTGAAGCGTCACCGGAGAGACCTCCACTTGGGTCTTCAGAGCGAAATTGACGCAAGGACGGCCATTCATCAGAAGGACTTACACTCTTCACAGCGTCGACGGCTATGTGTTTGGCGATCAGCGAGACACGTCTCTTTGACAAGTCACAACTGTCACAGCACTCTTTGCGATCTGCTGACCTCGTGCTCCTGGGCCAAGTTATTGTTCTCATCAACTGATGATATTCCAGAGTTGCATCTAAGGAGGTGATCGTGTTATCTACTGCGCGCTCGGTGGTCAGATGTCACAGCTTCCAGCTGTTGGATATATCTTACGCTCGCACGGCCGGCTGTGTTGTGGCGCCTCGTGGACGTACGCGGCATGACACGACATGATCTGCCAATGGACTCAATGGCGGATTGACATGACGATTTGGGAATGAATAGCACGACAACGCATCTTGATCGTCGAGCAAACCTGTGCTTTCGTGCTTTGAAAGCTCAATGGTGCTCCCAGTTTGCCACATGGCACATTGCACATCGGAGCTGTCCGCAACGAACAGGTCGAAACGGGCTATTGCACGACTCTGGCGGTGGCCTGTTCCGATTTATGTGGGGAGCATCCAATGGTAGGGGGGGCAGACAAAGCAGATGAATGCGGTTCCACGACTCCTGCGATCGTTGGTCTGGAGACAGCCAACACGTTCAACCTGGTACAGCATGCAACCCATTGGCATGCTGTGTGTGGTGTGACTAGCGTCGCACGACAGTATGCCCATGTGGCAGCCATTGTTCGAGATGCAGAGTGGATTTATATTATTTGAGGACGTTTCGTAGTTTTTTTGGTTCGACCAGTCCGGCTGTGAGAGACACGTGGCGACGAGGATCAATCGCAGGCGGGTGTTCCCTCAGTGGAAGCCTGATGAATCAAGGCTTTGCCTGTACGACCGTGGTTCTAGGATCGGCTGCGTGATATTCGCGGCGCGGCGCGGATGCGAATAAGTGTTGCCGTCTGTTGAGAGGCAAATACTGCTGGAGGAAAAGGGGTCTTGTCCGCCGTCTGGAAGCATGACCGAAGAGACAGTATAGTTGACGGCAACTGAAGGAACGGATTGAGTGTTTTGAAGCCAATTCGGGATTCCGTACTGTACCGGTCTTTGACGCGGACGCCAGCATCGTGTCTATGTTGTCATGAATGACATGTAGCACCAACGAATAGAGAAGCAGCCCTCATGGCTCTGCGGTTTGATCAATCTCCTCGTCATGTTACGCACGACCAACAAGTCTGGGCTGCCACGTTTCTCCTGCGTAACCTTTTCATTTATGAAAGGGTCGTTAATAAGTCGTGTACACACGGTAAACGACCTTGCATGGCGGAATAGGAGGCCGAGTACGTTGGAGTTACCGGGATCGGATGTTGTGTTTAGTGATGAAAGACGAGCCAAGCGTCGGCTTTCACAGCGGCAAGGTCTCACACGCGCAGCGCCGCAGACGTTGGAAGCACATCCAGCACAACCCTAGAAAGAAAAAGGTTGCCGGTCGATCTTGCGATCCTTCCATCATGCCACTAGCCTCCGCTCGGCTGGGTGATTTTCCCACACTGATGCCGATCGCTAGTCCACAAGAGGTCATGGCCGCGCCAACCCTGTACAGAAAGCACGGCTGCCATGAGAATTTCGCCTGTCATGCCAAGAGCCGCATGAGTGGCCCGGTGGATGTTGTGCAGGCATCAAGCGCCATGTTGGGAGACCACTCCGTTGCGGGTCTGATAGACTTCGGAGAAAGAAGACCGAACCGACACCTCCAGCTTCGAGAAGGACTGCTTCTGATGATCGTGCCAAGGATCGTCCTGTAGGAGGCGTCTCCGATTGCATGCAACGACATGTCGACTACTGGACATGGTTTGACTAGTTTCAGCATGATTACGAGCTGGGCCCCGGGAGCGATCGTCGCGGCTGGCCAGTGGCTCCTCGCGCGTAAAAGGTCCGAGTAAGCAGAGAGATGCAATGGTCGCGCCGCGAGAATGCTCGGGATCGTCTTCGTCACGAACTTGGTGAACCATGGCTCTGCTCGTTTTGAGAGTGAGACTTTGGGTCGTCTCCTTATTACTGCCTTTGCCGGATTTAGCCATGCTTCCACGATGATGCATCGCCACATGGCTCTCGCGATATTGGATCGTCTTGTGTCACACGTCTCGCCACGTGGATCTACTGTAGATGAAACCTGAATGTGTGAAGATACCGTGGCATCCTTCACAAAGCAATCCGGCCGCGGCGCAAATGCGTATCTCGAGGCCATGAGTCGTGGAGCTCAAGCCCTCAGCTGCGCTTGTCACGTCGTCGGGATTCGAACGGCG
Coding sequences:
- a CDS encoding 60S ribosomal protein L14 encodes the protein MGDVDVTASNWRQVEVGRVVLFYSGPYAGRTAAIVQIIDHKRVLVDGPSSKAELAVARHATPLSAVSLTNIVIPKLPRAAGSAALKKQWDAAGVDEKWTGSSYAKKMEKASRRKKLNDFERFKVMRLRKQARFEVRKAIAQAKASA
- a CDS encoding F1F0 ATP synthase subunit d encodes the protein MAATRSAALKIDWANLGAKLGLRGKTAAALSDFKKRNDDARRKVQVLSEQSQTVDFSQYRSILKNQDVINDIEKQFTSFQPKKYDVQRQLKAIEAFEAQAIKSAEETKGKVDAELKDLDKTLENIQSARPFDELTVDDVAAARSDIDKRTEQLISKGRWMVPGYQEKFGNLSAI